DNA sequence from the Hyalangium ruber genome:
ACGGAGTAGACCAGCCTGCCGGAGTCGTCCTCGTACCCTGTCACCACGAACCGGCCATCCGGGCTGAGGAGGACACCCTCGAGCGGTGTCTCTTCTTGTCCGCGTGCCACTTCCCGACCCGAGTTCGCCTCCCAGAGGCGCCACCCCTTCTCCCGAGTCGCCGCGATCAGGTGATGCCCCTCCTCGCTGTACTGGAGCGAGGTAATCCCACTCTCCGCCATCAGGTGGACCTTCTCCTGGCCTGTCTCCACGCCCCAGACCCTGGCTTCCGGCACCCCCGTGGCGATGGCCAGGTCCCCTCCATCCGCGCTGAACGCCAGGGTCCTGATGAGGTCCTGATGGTGCCGCAGCAGGCGTTCACGTCCCAATTCTATGTTCCAGACGCGGACCACGGCATCCTGGGTGGCGGTGGCCAGGTAGCGCCCATCCCCGCTGAAGACCAGGAGCTCTGGGACCGACTCCACCCCGACCAGGCGTGCTCTTCCGCATCCGAAAGTGCCTGCCTCGGGTGTCTCCACGCAGGCCAGGAGCTTGTGATCCAGGATGGAGAGCTCCTTGCCCGACGGCAGGTCCCAGAGGCGCACCTTCAGGTCACTTCCTCCCGTGGCCAGACGCTTGCCATCCGGACTGATGGCCACGGACCACACCGTGCCGGCATGCACCACCCGCACCTGCTCACGCCCCGTGGCCGCCTCCCACACACGCACCGTGCCGTCTCGGCTCGCGCCCGCCAGCAGCGTCTCATCCGGGCTGAAAGCGAGGACACGGGTGGGGCCGTCCTGCTTCAAGTTCGCGAGCTGCTTCTCGGATGCCACATCCCACACATGCACTGACGCGTCCTGCGCGAGCGCCAGCAACTTGCCGTGCCGACCGAGGGCCTTGGCACTGGCTCCCGACATGGGCGGCAGCTGGGCCCGCTCACGCAGGGTGGTCGTCTCCCAGGCCCGGACCTGTTCATCCTCGGTCATGGTGACCAGCGTGTGACTGTCTCGGCTGAAGGCCATGTCCGAATGCCGGCCCCACGCCTGCCCACGTGCCACGGCATCACCCGCCGCACCCCAGATGCACACCGCCCCGTCACCGCTCGCCGTGGCAAGCTGGTTTCCATCCGGGCTCCATGCCACCGCGTTCACGGACTCACGGTGGTTCAGCCGCATCACCTCCTGCCCTGTCTGGAGACTCCGCACGCTGGTGGCATGCCCCCCCTGCCACGTCGTGGCGAGTTGCTGCCCATCCGGAGAGAGCGCCATGGACTCGAGTCGCTCTTCGTGGGTCATCCGCATCCGCTCATCCCCATTGACAGGCTTCCAGCGCCGAACCGTCTTGTCCTCGCTCGCCGTCAGCAGGGTCCCATCCGAAGCGAAGGCCAGGGCCTTCACGTTGGCCTCATGGCTGAACTGAGAGAGCTGCCGCCCTCCCTCCACATCCCAAACCTGCACAAGCCGGGCTCCTTTGCTCGCAAAAGCCAGGAAGCTTCCATCCTCGCTGATGGCCAGCACGTCGGGCGGAGCCAGGAACTCCTTGAGCTTCACCGCGAAGACTTGCTTCAGGGTGGCGACATCCCAGACCCGCGCGTGGCCAGTGAGCGGATCCAGATTCACCAGGAATCGCCCGTCCACACTGAACCTCACCAGGGGTCCTACGCCCGGCACCGTCAAGAGGATGGCCGCGTCGGAGCGCTGCAGGAGACTGAGCTCGCCCTTGTAGTCCACGAAAGCCAGGTACCTTCCCGTCGGCTCGAAGGAAATCGTGCGCACGGTGGGCTCCCGAAACTTGTACAGGGGGTTCTTCCCGCGATTGAACTCCCACAGAAAGGCTTCTTCCTGGCCCTGCTGTGTGCTCAGCAAGAGGCCATCCTGGCCCCAGGCGACCTCCGTCACCGGTTGGCCATGCGGCAGCGAAGTCACCATGGCGCCTGTCTCCGCGTCCCAGATCCGAGCCAGCTTGTCGACGCTCCCCGTGACCAGTTGCCGCCCATCCGGTCGCCACGCCACGGAAAGGACGGGGGAGGGGTGCTCCATGCAAACTCCCGAGCGCGGCAGTCGCTCCAGCGCCTGGCGCAGCTCCTGATGCGCCTCCACGGAGGCATGGTTCCGCAAGGCTTCCACGGCCAGCAGGGTGCGGAGTTCCAACTGCTCGGGGTGCTGCTTCCGGAGCTGCGCTGCCGCGGCCGTCAGCTTCTTGCCGAGTGCCTCGGAGATCTCCGCTGCTTCCGGGCGCCTGGGGGTTCCCTTTTTAGGCCCTCCTTCGGAGAGCGGAACGTTCCGATAGGACAGCGTAGAGGTGTCGCGAAGATCTCCTTTCTTCAGCTGTACGAAAGCAACTCGATAGTGGGCGTCCTCGCGACACATGATCTCGTAGCTTCCCTCAGGGACCGCCAGCACTGCGGGCTTACCATCCCCTGCAGTGACCTCCGCGACCAACTTGCGTTTCTGCTTGTCGATCACGAAGCAGGGCTGTTTATTCGGAGGGAACTTCAAGCGCCCACCGCGGTGATTGAGCTGGGTGAGATAGAGATTGCCCTGGCCTTTCAGGTCATCGATGCGCCAGCGAGGCTTCTGGAGGCCCGCAGGCATGTCAGTGGTATCCGCCTGGGTGCGGCCATACGCGTAATCGTATGCCTCCTCGATGCTCACCCCATTGTCTTCATTCTTGTCCGCGACCCCGCGCAGGCCACTCACGAAGTGGTGTGTAAACAAGGAACCTGAAAGCGCGCTTGCTTCCAGAGACAACTCCGCCGCCCCGGAGGAGGTGAAGATGACGGTTCCGCTCACGGAGAGGTCATCTTCGACTTTGACGTCGAAGGGAACAGTGGTGGATGTGGCCCCCTTGAAGTTGAGGATCGCGCCGCTGTTGCAAGCATCCAGGATACCCACCTTCACGGTGGCGGGCATTGCACGCAGAAGGCCGTGCAACTCCTCCAGGGAAAACGGCGGCTCGCCCTCGAGATGCAAGTGCTTCGCGTCGGCATGTCCTGAGTAGTAGAAGAGGAAGTAAGACTTCTCCTTGGCCGCGCCGGCCAATTTCTTCTTCATCGCCTCGAGCTCACTCCGAAGCTTCTGCACGCTGGGCTCTTTCAGGGTGACGATGTTCTGGGAGGGAATGCCCCCAAGTTCCTTGAGCACGCCCTCGAACTGACTCACGTCGTTATCGGCATACTGGAGCTTGCTGTCCTGCGCCCAGCCCTTGTTGGCCCCCACCAGCAAGGCCATACGCTTCTCCGCGAGTGCGGGCAGCGGGGTGAGGAGGAAGGCAAGCAGAAGAACGAGAGGGTAACGACCGCGTGTCATGCAGAGTCCTCTGGCGGTAGCTCGCACGCTGAGGCTCCTCAGACCGCGCCAATACCACTTTCTAGGGATGGACATACCTTGGCACTACCTATAACATTGGATGGCATGCGCAACCCAGTACGTCGTGTCTCCGCCGCTCTCTTGGGCTGCCTCTTCCTTTTCCCGACGCTGGGGCAGGCGAGCAGTGCAGAGGAGTTCGAGCGAGTCCTTCAGGACGTCCAGGAACTGACAGAAGGTGCGAAGTACGACCAGGCCTTGGAGCGGCTGAAACAAGCCAGCACGCTCGCGGCGGATGAGGCGCAGGACGCCGCCACGGTCCTTTATGAAGGCCTGCTCCTGGCAAGCTTGGGAGCACAGCAGTTCGAGCACGCCGAGACTGCCTTCGACGTCGTGCTGCGGCGGGACCCCAAGGCCAAGCTGCCGCTCAAGGCCTCTTTCGAAGTGGAGCGAGCCTTCGAAAAGACCCGGGCACAGGTCATGAAGGAGAAGACCTATCTCACGCCCCCTGTGTGGAATATGGGTTCCCAGGATTCCACGGCCCCGGCTTCAACAGACGCCGCGACGGTTCCATCCATTGAGCCACAGGACCTCGATCGCACCCTGCGTGAAATTCGTGAAAGCCTTACATGGAAGGAGTACGAGTTGGCGCGGGAGCGACTCCAGAAGGCCCATCAGCTCGTGCGCCAGGAGGAGCAGCACACCGCCGTCATGCTCTACGAGGGGCTCATCCTCGCGAGTCTCGGAAGACACCATCAAGCCCAAGCCCTGGGTGCCCTTCGTACCGCGCTGCAGCAGGAGCCCGGCGCGAAGTTACCCGTGAAGGTACCCTTTCAGGTCGAGCAAGCTTTTGAGGAGCTGAGGACACACCTTTTCGCCCCGGAGAGCGCTCCCGATCTCCTGGACAACCCGTTCATCAAGGAGCACGTCGCCTCCGACGAAAAATGAGCCCCGGCCCCGCACGGCAATGATCCTACGGGTCTCTTCGTACATAGGATGAATGCACGTCTTAACTCCATGTGCGGGGGCAGCAGAATGAGGTCCGGGATTTCTCTTGAGTCCACCGTTCGAGCATCGGTGGTTGCGTTCGCATTACTGCTCACGGGTTGTGCGACTTCGAGCAGCGCCTCGAAGCCCACCCGGCTGGAGTTGCAGTCCTGCCGAGTGCCCGAAGTCGAGGAGGCACTGCGCTGCGGGACCTTCCATGTCCCCGAGAATCGGCAGACGGGCCAGGGCCGGACGCTGCCGCTGCGCGTCATCGTCATTCCAGCCCGCGCTGAACGCCCAGGGGAGCCTGTCTTCTTCCTCTCGGGAGGCCCTGGCCAGGCCGCGACCGAGAGCGCTCAGTGGATGGTCAAGTCCTGGGAGCGGGAGAACCATGACGTCGTCCTGGTCGATATGCGCGGCACCGGCGAAGGCCACCGCCTGGACTGCCGGCTTGGCGGCTCCGATGACGATCCGCAGGCTTACCTCGATCCGATCTTCTTCGAGGGCACCCTCTTCCGCTCCTGCCGGGAGGAGCTCGAGAAGCAGGCCGACCTCACCCAGTACACGACGCCGATCGCGATGCAGGACCTCGACGCGCTTCGCCAGGCGCTGGGTTACGACAAGATCCATCTCGAGGGCGGCTCCTATGGAACCCGCGCCGGGCTCACCTACCTACATATGTACGGGCAGCATGTGCGCAGCGCGCTGCTGACCGGCCTCGTTCCTGTCTCCAACCGCAGCCCGCTCTTCCACGCAGCCGCCGCCCAGCGGGCATTCGAGCAGTTGCTAAAGGAGTGCGCGGCGGAAGCGCCTTGCCATGCGGCCTATCCGAACCCTCGGGAAGACCTGGCGGCCATCCTCCAGAGCCTCCGTGAGAAGCCGGCGCGCGTCCGCGTTCCCCACCCCGTCACCCAGGCTCCAACCGAGCTGCTGCTGTCCGAGCCGGGGTTCACGGACGGGCTTCGCGTCATGCTCTATTCGGCCGAGGCGGGGCGGCGCGTTCCGCTGCTCCTGCAGCGTGCCCGAGCCGGTGAGTTCACCCCGTTCGCCGAAGCCGCTCTTCAGAGCAGCCGTGGCGTCAAGACGTCCCTGCGACTCGGATTGTTACTGTCCGTCACCTGCAGTGAAGACGTCACCCGCATCCGTCCCGAGGAGATCGATCGCGAGACCGCCGGGAGCTTCATCGGCTCCCACCGCGTTCGCGGGCAGATGGCGGCCTGCGCCGAGTGGCCCAAGGCCCAGGTGCCCGAGGACTATTTCCGCCCGTTCTCCTCCGAGGTCCCGGTGCTGCTGATCTCCGGCAATCTCGACCCCGTGACGCCGCCGCACTGGGCCGAGGAAGCCAGGCGCTCCCTCCCCAACAGCATCCATGTGGTGACGCCCGGCGCGCACACGGCGAGCAACGACTGCATCGAATCGCTCGGGCGTAAGCTGTTCCGGACGAGCACGATTCGAGGGCTGGATACCCGTTGCGTGGAGGCGATCCGCAACCCGGCTTTCACCCTGCCCACGGATTCCGCGGCCAAGAGTGCCCCCTGACTCCACGGGTCAGCGCGGTGCGTCCGCACGCAGCGCGGCCAGCAGGCCCTGCACCATGCGACGCACCGCGTAGCCCTCGAAGTCCTCCACCGGGTCCACCGAGCTGGGGAACACGTCCAGCGTGCTCTCCAGGTAGTCCACCGCCGCCTTCAGGCCGCTCGGACGGGCAGAGCCCTCGCCTCCTTGGAGCTGTTCCTCGAGGAGGAACGCCCGGGAGACGAGGTTCTGCCAGCGATCGTCCCGCTTCTGCTCATCCATTCCACACGCTCCGCTCCAGGACTTGCCTGGAACGAATCATGCCAGATCGAACAGCAGCGCTTCGATGGGCTCGTCCGCAGTGAGCACCAGCGCACCCTCGTCGGACACCGCCGCCCCGTCACCCGCCTTGAGCGCGATGCCGTTGAGCGTGCCCGAGCCGCGCGCCAGCTGCACCCACGCGTGCCGGCCCGGCTTCAGCGTGTACTCGGCCTTCTCGCCCTTGCCCAGCAGCGTGCTGTGCAGCAGCACGTCCTGATGCACCGTCACCGAGCCGTCCCGCCCGTCCGGCGAGGCCACCACCCGGAAGCGCCCCTCGCGCTCCTTCACGTCAAAGGCCTTCTGCTCGTAGCCCGGCTTCAGGCCCTGGCGGTCCGGGATGATCCAGATCTGCAGCATGTGCAGCTGCTCGTCGAAGCGGTTCATCTCGCTGTGCAGCACGCCCGTGCCCGCGCTCATGCGCTGCACCTCTCCCGGGCGGATGACCGAGCTGGTGCCCATGCTGTCCTTGTGCTCCACCTGCCCGCCCAGCAGGTAGGTGATGATCTCCATGTCCCGGTGCGGGTGCGTGCCGAACCCGCGGCGCGGCGCCACGTAGTCCTCGTTGATGACGCGCAGGCTGCGGAAACCCATGTGCTCCAGGTCGTAGTAGTCCGCGAACGAGAACGAGTGGTACGTGTCGAGCCAGCCGTGGTTGGCGTGGCCTCTCTCCTGCGACGGTCGAACGGTGATCATGGGGTGCTCCTTTCTGTAGCTTTCTTCAGATGCCCCAGTCGGGGCGGATGATGCGGGCCGCGTGAGCAATGTCCCCGCCACGAGGCCCGTCGCGCCGGTCAGCAGCCCTCCAGACACCTGCCGCCGGCTCAGCAGGCTTCCAGACCTCTCCTTCCCTCCACCGCGCTTCATGCCGCCTGCTGCTGCGAGGCCGCCAACACCGCCTGCACGTCCAGCGAGATGTCCACGCGCTCACCCACCAGCACGCCACCCGTCTCCACCGCCTTGTTCCACGTGAGCCCGAAGTCCTTGCGCTCGATGCTCGTGCTCGCGCTGAACGCCACCCGCTCGGCGCCGAACGGATCCTTCACCTTGCCCAGGAACTCCGTGTCCAGCGTCACCTCGCGCGTCACGCCGTGGATCGTCAGGTCCCCCACCACGCGGTAGCGCTCCTGCCCCGCCTTCTCCACCCGCCGGCTGCGGAAGCTCAGCTTCGGGAAGTTCGCCACGTCGAAGAAGTCCGCCGAGCGCAGGTGGTTGTCACGCGCCTCCACGCCCGTGTGGATGCTCGCCGCGTCCATCTCCACCTCCACGCTGCCCGTGGTGAGGTCCTCGCCGTTGAGCTTCAGCTCTCCCGAGAACTGCCCGAAGCGGCCGTGAACCTTGGCCACCACCATGTGGCGCACCGTGAAGTTGATGGAAGAGTGGGTCGTGTCGATCTGCCAGGTCTGAGGGGCCATGAAGTCTCTCCTGTGGTTGCGGTTGATGTCCCCTCCTAGAGCAAGTCCCTTGCCATCGACCAAATACCTGAAATTACTCGACCAGACCTGGGAGCACGTCACCTCTCCGTATCAAAATGAGAATCATCGACTCCCAATGAGAGACTCTTGCCCCCTCTCCAGGCGAGGGACTCCCGGGAGCGGCAGGCGGCGCCCGATCCTTCTGCCCTATCGTGTCGAAGCTGCCCCCAGGAGACGACCTCTGGGGGTCCAACCCCCACGGAGACCCTGTTCCATGAGCACCCCTTCGACTGCCTCGCTCTATGAGCGCCTGGGCGGCGTCTATGCCATCGCCGCCGTCGTGGACGCGTTCATCGACCGCATCATGGTCAACCCGAAGCTGAACGCGAACCCGCTCGTGGACGAGGCCCACCACCGCGTGCCCAAGGCCGGCTTCAAGTACCTGGTCACCGAGATGGTGTGCATGGCCACCGGCGGCCCCCAGCGCTACACGGGCAAGTCCATGGCCGACTCGCACCGTCACCTGAAGATCACCCCCGCCGAGTGGGACGTGTTCGCCCAGGACTTCAAGGCCGTGCTGGACCAGTTCAAGGTCCCCGAGCGCGAGCAGCAGGAGTTGTTCGAGCTCGTCGGCACCACGCGCGGAGACATCGTCATGGAAGAGGCTCCGTCGGCGCGCAAGGCGGGCTGAGCCGGGGTAGAGTGCTGGCCGCCATGAGCACCAACCCCACTCGCCGACAGGCCGCGCTGGAGGCCCTCGCCCTCGACGACGAGGCCCTGCTGAAGGCGTGCGAGGTGGAGTACTTCATCGCCTCGGGCCCCGGCGGCCAGCACCGCAACAAGACCGAGAGCGGCGTGCGCCTCAACCACCCGCCCACCGAGCTGTCCGTCTCCGCCACCGAGCGCCGCAGCCAGATCCAGAACAAGGGCGTGGCGCTCGAGCGGCTGCGCGAGGGGCTCAAGGCCCTCACCTTCGTGCCCAAGGTGCGCCGGGCCACCAAGCCCTCCAAGGGCTCGCAGCGGCGCCGCCTGGACACCAAGAAGCGCGAGGGCGCCAAGAAGGCCCTCCGGGGCAAGAAGGACCTCTGGTGAGCACCGCCCCCACGCCCACCCTCGAGGACGCCATCGCCCTCGCCGTGGAGGCCCACCGGGGCCAGCGGGACAAGGTGGGGCAGACCTACATCCTCCACCCCCTGCGGGTGATGATGCGCCTGGAGACGGAGGCCGAGCGGATGGCGGCCATCCTCCATGACGTGGTGGAGGACACGCCATACACGCTGGAGCGCCTGCGTGCCCTGGGCTACCCCGAGGAGGTGCTGAGCGCTCTGGAGTGCCTCACCAAGCGGGAGGGGGAGACCTACGAGGCCTTCATCGAGCGAATACGCCCCCATTCGCTGGCCCGGCGGGTGAAGCTGGCGGACCTGGAAGACAACATGGACGTGCGGCGGCTGCTGGTGGTGGGGCCCAAGGAGGCCGAGCGCCTGGCCCGCTACCGAGCCGCCTGGGCCCGCCTGAAGGCGCCCTGAGCGTCGGGCAGCCCCTCTTCCGGACCCAAGCCGCAACACCGCTCTTGTCCTTCGGCCCGCGCGCGACTAACTCGCTGGTCCGACTTGGAGCTTGGAGCAAGGGAGAGCGCCATGCAGGTCCTCAGTGTGAAGAAGGCCCTCGCGGGTTCGGTGCCCGCGGGCACGAAGGTGGAGGTACGCGGCTGGGTCCGCACGCGCCGTGACTCGAAGGCCGGCATCAGCTTCG
Encoded proteins:
- a CDS encoding caspase family protein, translating into MALLVGANKGWAQDSKLQYADNDVSQFEGVLKELGGIPSQNIVTLKEPSVQKLRSELEAMKKKLAGAAKEKSYFLFYYSGHADAKHLHLEGEPPFSLEELHGLLRAMPATVKVGILDACNSGAILNFKGATSTTVPFDVKVEDDLSVSGTVIFTSSGAAELSLEASALSGSLFTHHFVSGLRGVADKNEDNGVSIEEAYDYAYGRTQADTTDMPAGLQKPRWRIDDLKGQGNLYLTQLNHRGGRLKFPPNKQPCFVIDKQKRKLVAEVTAGDGKPAVLAVPEGSYEIMCREDAHYRVAFVQLKKGDLRDTSTLSYRNVPLSEGGPKKGTPRRPEAAEISEALGKKLTAAAAQLRKQHPEQLELRTLLAVEALRNHASVEAHQELRQALERLPRSGVCMEHPSPVLSVAWRPDGRQLVTGSVDKLARIWDAETGAMVTSLPHGQPVTEVAWGQDGLLLSTQQGQEEAFLWEFNRGKNPLYKFREPTVRTISFEPTGRYLAFVDYKGELSLLQRSDAAILLTVPGVGPLVRFSVDGRFLVNLDPLTGHARVWDVATLKQVFAVKLKEFLAPPDVLAISEDGSFLAFASKGARLVQVWDVEGGRQLSQFSHEANVKALAFASDGTLLTASEDKTVRRWKPVNGDERMRMTHEERLESMALSPDGQQLATTWQGGHATSVRSLQTGQEVMRLNHRESVNAVAWSPDGNQLATASGDGAVCIWGAAGDAVARGQAWGRHSDMAFSRDSHTLVTMTEDEQVRAWETTTLRERAQLPPMSGASAKALGRHGKLLALAQDASVHVWDVASEKQLANLKQDGPTRVLAFSPDETLLAGASRDGTVRVWEAATGREQVRVVHAGTVWSVAISPDGKRLATGGSDLKVRLWDLPSGKELSILDHKLLACVETPEAGTFGCGRARLVGVESVPELLVFSGDGRYLATATQDAVVRVWNIELGRERLLRHHQDLIRTLAFSADGGDLAIATGVPEARVWGVETGQEKVHLMAESGITSLQYSEEGHHLIAATREKGWRLWEANSGREVARGQEETPLEGVLLSPDGRFVVTGYEDDSGRLVYSVMAWRPEDLAHQACARLRRNMTPQEWNQFLSGMESQQKTCAALP
- a CDS encoding alpha/beta hydrolase, with amino-acid sequence MPEVEEALRCGTFHVPENRQTGQGRTLPLRVIVIPARAERPGEPVFFLSGGPGQAATESAQWMVKSWERENHDVVLVDMRGTGEGHRLDCRLGGSDDDPQAYLDPIFFEGTLFRSCREELEKQADLTQYTTPIAMQDLDALRQALGYDKIHLEGGSYGTRAGLTYLHMYGQHVRSALLTGLVPVSNRSPLFHAAAAQRAFEQLLKECAAEAPCHAAYPNPREDLAAILQSLREKPARVRVPHPVTQAPTELLLSEPGFTDGLRVMLYSAEAGRRVPLLLQRARAGEFTPFAEAALQSSRGVKTSLRLGLLLSVTCSEDVTRIRPEEIDRETAGSFIGSHRVRGQMAACAEWPKAQVPEDYFRPFSSEVPVLLISGNLDPVTPPHWAEEARRSLPNSIHVVTPGAHTASNDCIESLGRKLFRTSTIRGLDTRCVEAIRNPAFTLPTDSAAKSAP
- a CDS encoding pirin family protein yields the protein MITVRPSQERGHANHGWLDTYHSFSFADYYDLEHMGFRSLRVINEDYVAPRRGFGTHPHRDMEIITYLLGGQVEHKDSMGTSSVIRPGEVQRMSAGTGVLHSEMNRFDEQLHMLQIWIIPDRQGLKPGYEQKAFDVKEREGRFRVVASPDGRDGSVTVHQDVLLHSTLLGKGEKAEYTLKPGRHAWVQLARGSGTLNGIALKAGDGAAVSDEGALVLTADEPIEALLFDLA
- a CDS encoding YceI family protein; amino-acid sequence: MAPQTWQIDTTHSSINFTVRHMVVAKVHGRFGQFSGELKLNGEDLTTGSVEVEMDAASIHTGVEARDNHLRSADFFDVANFPKLSFRSRRVEKAGQERYRVVGDLTIHGVTREVTLDTEFLGKVKDPFGAERVAFSASTSIERKDFGLTWNKAVETGGVLVGERVDISLDVQAVLAASQQQAA
- a CDS encoding group I truncated hemoglobin; this translates as MSTPSTASLYERLGGVYAIAAVVDAFIDRIMVNPKLNANPLVDEAHHRVPKAGFKYLVTEMVCMATGGPQRYTGKSMADSHRHLKITPAEWDVFAQDFKAVLDQFKVPEREQQELFELVGTTRGDIVMEEAPSARKAG
- a CDS encoding peptide chain release factor-like protein — its product is MSTNPTRRQAALEALALDDEALLKACEVEYFIASGPGGQHRNKTESGVRLNHPPTELSVSATERRSQIQNKGVALERLREGLKALTFVPKVRRATKPSKGSQRRRLDTKKREGAKKALRGKKDLW
- a CDS encoding GTP pyrophosphokinase; this encodes MSTAPTPTLEDAIALAVEAHRGQRDKVGQTYILHPLRVMMRLETEAERMAAILHDVVEDTPYTLERLRALGYPEEVLSALECLTKREGETYEAFIERIRPHSLARRVKLADLEDNMDVRRLLVVGPKEAERLARYRAAWARLKAP